DNA from Aggregatimonas sangjinii:
ATTTCGAACTGGTGTTCAATGTCAATCTTATCCATTATGGAACGAATCTTAAACCCGATATTTGCGTATATTACGAGACGCAGCAGATAAATGCCGATACCGATGCAAAAGCCGTAGAAAACGCTTTTAATCGTTTCGCAAAAGCGTGCTTTACTAAACAAGGGGCCGAATGATCTATTTCTGTTATTTTTTGATAGGTTTACTCTTCATCAGGGTACTCGTGGCATTGGTCAATTTTCTGTCCTTCGCTTATTTGCCAAAGAAGGCTCCATTAAAAATTCTCCCCTCGGTTTCTATATTGATACCCGCGCGCGACGAGGAAGCGAACATCGGTGGGTTGCTTGAACAATTGTCCACCTTGGAATACGATCCTCTTGAGATTATCGTCTACAACGACCATTCATCCGATCAAACGGAAAGTGTCGTCAAGCATTGGGCAACGCTTCACCCTACCATCAGAATAATCAATGGACAGCAACCTCCGCACGGTTGGCTAGGTAAGAACTATGCTTGCCATCAATTGGCACAAGCGGCTACCGGTAGCATATTGCTTTTTTTGGATGCCGATGTTAGTCTAAAAAAAGACCTAATCAATCGCAGCATTGGTCATTTTCAGCGCAGGCAACTACATTTGTTGTCGATATTTCCAAAGCAAATCGTAACAACGTTTGGTGAAAAAGTCTCCGTACCGTTAATGAATTGGATCTTGTTGAGCTTACTTCCACTCTCACTTATCCGAAAGTCGAACAATGAAGCTTTTTCGGCGGCCAACGGGCAATTTATGATGTTCAAAGCGGATACCTATAAGACATTATGGCCGCATGAAAGCTATAAATCGCATAGGGTAGAGGATATCGCAATACTGAGATTATTCAAACGAGAAAATTTGGCAAGTGATACCCGCTTGGGCGATAACGATATTACCTGCCGAATGTATGATGGACTGGATGCCGCTATTGAGGGTTTTACAAAAAACATCTTTCAGCTTTTCGGAAATAGCATCTTGGCTACTGCCTTTTTTGCAATTGTGACTACGATTGCGCCATTTGTGCTTTATAATCATATGGGATTGGCCTGGTTAGGGGTGTATATGGCTGGAATCATATCCATTCGGATTTTTGTAAGTTTGGCCAGCCGACAAGCTGTCGTTCAAAACGTCGTATTGGCATTTCCGCAACACCTTGTGCTTCTTATCATCATCATTCAAGGACTTATTAATAGCAAACGGAAGAAAATTCTATGGAAAGGCCGCAATATTTTACAAGGACAATAATACTTATAACTATCCTATTGCTTTCCGTTCAATCAGGTTTTTCACAAACAGCCTATCGCGATTCGATTTACAAAGCCTATTCACGCGGAAAAATGGACAAGTGGTACGACATCATGACCACGTATGAAAAGAAAGTCGATGTGAAGAGCAAAGCGGAGCAATTGGAACTGATCAGCTATTACTACGGATACACAGCGTGGTTGATCGGGGCTGAAAAAAATGACACCGCTGAGTTGTATATCGATAAGTCCGAGAAGATTATTGATGAGTTGTTGGAAACTTCCCCTGAGGATCCTACCCTGCTAGCCTTCAAAGGGTCTTTTATTGCGTTTACTATCGGTATCACGAATTTGAAGGCCATATATCTAGGTCCGAAGAGCATGCGATATATAAACAAATCGATTGAACTAGATCCCGAAAACATTCAGGGCAATATCGAAAAAGGGAACTCGATGTATTACATGCCATCCGCTTTTGGCGGGGACAAGGCCGAAGCTATCGAATACTACCTCAAAGCGATAGCGGGTTTTGAAGACCAGGAACTGGTAGTGAACAATTGGATGTACATCAACACCATGACCGCCTTGGGTCAAGCGTATGAAGCGACCGAGCAAATACAATTGGCCAAATTATGTTACGAAAAAATAATACGCATATTCCCCAATTTCATGTGGGTCGAAGATGAACTGTATCCTGATCTGCTGAAACGGCACAAGCTATAACGTACGAACGCACGTCATGAAATTGAATTTGTACAAATTAGTACCGACCTGTTTAAAATGCTGCCTACTCTTTGTTTTTATATTTCCTTCTTGTCCCGTATACGGTCAGGGCGTGCCGAATGATGAGACTCTCGATCTTCGCAACGTACCACCTCGAATTATTAGAGCCTGTTGTTTTTTCGGCTATGACATCAAATTATGGGGGGTTCCGTTCGTTACCATCGATCAGGTAATTACGGTTGACGATTTGGGCGAACACCATTATATGGGGAGTAGGAAGGAGGGTATCGGAACTATATATTCCCATAAAGGCGGTTTTATCGATATAGGCCATCTACGGGATCAAATCGATTGGACGCGCTATCTGTACGCCACGATTATGGAGAGTAGGGGTAAAGGGGAAATAGTCTTGCCCTTGCGTAACGAGGCGGGACGCAAGACACTTTATTTGAACATTCCGGACGAGTTTGAGGCTCAGGATTGTATCTTATTAGCGGGAAAAATTACGTATGATCTTTCCCTGTGGCACGAAATTTCTACCTGGTTCGGCGCATCGGCGATTCCTTTGATACCGGAAAAATTTTCCAGTTTTTCTGTAGAGGATGTGTATTCGAACTTGTTGGGTATACATGTAGGGATGAAAACGTTGCAATCGGAGCTCCCTTTTAACCTCGCAGCGACAAAGTTCATCATATCGACCTTAGACAGTTTGGCAGTGGTAGAGACCGCACAAGAGACCTATAATGCGTACGATGCCGTTCAGGGAAAATGGTACACCAAAAAGAAACGAGTACCCCGCTCACAGATTACATTAAGACGAGACCCCGATGTCTTGGAGTCGAGTCGTCCGTGGTTAGTCCCGGATTCGACGGGTGCCACCGAGAATCCGATTGTTTTAGCCGTACCCTTGTCTACCACGGAGGGGCAGTTACTTACCGATTTTTATCGATTGACCATCGATTTGAACTACAGGTTTCCGGTGGAAGCGCTTTTTCCGAATAGCCAACATAGTCTTATCGATCAGGATGACTTTGGAGTGTTATTGAAGCACATAAGCAAGGAGTTACAGCTCATGGAACAGGAGATGATGGTCGAGAAAAAATAAAATTCCCGAGTTAAGCTACTGTATACGGAATTGTGGAACACCCTTATGAAGGTTTTTCCGCTATGGATTTGGTTGCGAAGAAGTTGGCCTAAGGAATAAAATCGATGCGACCCGATAGTACCTTGGCTTTCACGAGCTAAAGATTAGATGGTTCATTTCTTCAATCTTCGTACGCCGGATTTAATTGCTTGGGAATCGGCGCATTGGTTTCATCCCACCATTTTTGCAAATATCCCAACATTTCGGTTGTTTTTTCAGGATTTTGAAGGGCAAGGTTACTTCCTTCTCCAATGTCTTGCGCTAGGTCATAAAGTTCAACTTCATTATTTTCGAAATAATAATGCAGCTTCCAATTTTCATATCTTATCGCGGAACCGGGACGTGTTCTGAACAGGGAATCGCGGTTTTCGTTGTCGCGAACATTATACGCCTGTAAATAAATGGGAAAATGCCAATACAAGGGGCGTTTCAATTCGTTCGCTTTTTTTTCTAAAATTTGGGAAAGATCCGTTCCGTCCAAATCGATTTGATTTGAATCGATTCCGGTAAAATTCAAAATGGTCGGAAAGAGGTCCAAATGGGTAATGGGTATATCGCTTTTAGAGTTTGCTTTTATCCTATCGTTCATCACGAAAAAAAAGGGTTCGCGAATACCGCCTTCATAATAGCTTCCCTTGCCTGCTCTCAAAGGTAGTTGTTTTGTAATGCCGTATAAGCCTCCATTATCCGAAGTGAAAATGATAAGTGTATTGTTGAACAGTCCCTTCTCCTTTATCTTAGAAATCAATAGTCCGATATTCCTGTCCAGATTTTCCACCATAGTGGCGTACGCCGGGTTTCCTTGGCCCTCCCAACTGGGTTTTCGGGTATACTTCTCTAAAAGCGAATCAATAGGCTGTATAGGGGTATGCACCGCATAGGGTGCGTAGTACAGAAAAAAGGGCTGTTGAACGGTGTCGACAAAGCTTAGGGTTTTCTCCATAATCAAATCGGTCAGATGCTTGTTCTCACCACCTTTGATGTTGACGTTTTCGTAAGGTGGATAGTAACTTTTGGGAAGTCCATTGAATCCACCACCAATATTTACTTCAAACCCATATTCTAAAGGGTTTTTACTCAAATGCCATTTTCCTGCATGACAGGTGTTATAGCCTTTCTGATGTAATAGTTCAGGTAAGACCTTATGTTTTTTCGATAAAATAACTGTGTTTTCAACAGGTATCAGCTTGCGATGTTTCGATGCTCCCCTTTCGGAAGAATTCACGGTGTATATACCATGTCGGGGCGTCCACTTGCCTGTCATCAAAGAGGCCCTACTCGGGGCGCAATTGGCAGCAGCGGCATAGCCATTAGTAAACACCATACCCAAACTGGCCAAATAATCGATATTGGGGGTCTCATAATACGAGCTCCCCATAAAGCCCACATCCTTCCAACCCATATCATCCACGTTTATGATTACAACGTTGGGTTTGATTTCCTGTGAGGTAGTCAAGTGGCTCGATAAGATGGCGATAGATAATACAAAATATTGAAGAATTTTGTTGTCATTGCTTCCCAGTAGGGGAATACTAGGAATTAAGGACTTCACATTATCGGAAATTGTAGTTTTTATACTCGTGAGAAATCCAGATATCATGTCTATGCAATTTTTCGTATAATACAATTGGCAAATTACAAGGTGACTATTGTGGCTTTCTTCGATACCGTATCGAATAGGCCACAAGTCGGTTCACCTTTAAAGCCAAGTATTTCGCCTGGGTTCATCAATAAACAATTTCCTATGATTTCTTTATTGGAAATATGGCTATGACCACAAAAAACCGCTTCAAAATCGTTGGATTTGGCCAATGCCTTCGCATAGAAAGGATAATGGGTTATCGCGATTCGTACACCATCAATCTTTAAATCGGCATATTCGCCGTAGAGTTTTAAATTGGGGGCTTCTGCTTCGGCAAATTTTAAAATGGAAAATCGATCACCGTCCCCGTTACCGAATACGCAATGAATATCGCAGTCAAATAATTTAGACATTACTTTAGCGGGAATGGGCGAACAAAAATCCCCACAAAAAATGAGTGCTTCGACCTTTTCTTTGTCGAAAATCTTCTTTGATTTTTTTAGGTTGTCGATATGATCATGAATATCGGATAGAATGCCTATTTTCATCTTTTCGATTTTATTTTTCTTTTACCTCCGGTTTGGGGGTAAAAGGTGTGATACCAAATGCAGGGTAGACTTCACTGGGATAGTAAAATGTACCTCCTCTGGAAACCATTGCGATTGTTTTTATAGCCTTGATGTCGTCTACAGGATTCCCTGGAATTAGAAAGAAATCGGCGAACTTACCAGGTGCAATGCTTCCAAGGTTTTCATCTCCTAAATATTGCGCCATATCATAGGTGGCGAGTTTTAATAGCTCAGCGGGTGTATACCCCAATTGTTGGTACAGCTCCAATTCCCGATGGTAAAAGAAAGCACCGCCTAAATCGGTACCCGGTACGATAAAGATTCCTTTCTCTTTCATCATTTTCAAGGTCTCTACAATTTTTTCATAACCTTCACGATACGCTTTGTCATCTTCGGGCGAAGCTACATCGGCCAAGGCTACCTTAAACCCACGTTGCGAGTTTGGGGGCATATGGTCTATGAAGTCCTTGGTGCCTTCCCAAATCTCGCCATTTCTAGCTTTCATCAATACCTCATGGATGGCCAACGTGGGATCCATAGCGGTTTTATTGTTTACAAATAAATTTATCGATTCCTGCACTTTGGGGCTGTTTAGATCTAAGCCAGGAAACCGCTTTAGCGCAGTCAGCCGCAGTAGGGTACGGGTGTCTTCCTCGGGTTCTAAAACCCAACCCAACATGGTTTGGTTGATATGGGTCATTTCGTCAAAACCAGCACTTAGCATGGCATTGGCATTAGAGAATGCGGGTACGTGCCCACAGACGAACATGCCGTACCCATGTGCCCTTTCAACAATGGCCGGTGCCCAATCGCCGTTCATTGAGTTGTACAGCTTCACGCCATAGAAACCCTTATCATGATAGGTGTCCACCGCGGCCAAGGCCTCCTCCTCGCTCGAAACCAAAATTCCGTTATTGGCACTGTATTCACTTTCTCCTTCTATAAAGCCCAAACGATGGACTCTAGGTCCTGCCAAAATTCCCGAATTAATTTTTTGTATCAATTCGTCCAACACCTCATTGTCGTTCCCCATATCCCTGAATGTTGTGATACCGGCCAAGACATTCAACAGGGCACCTTCGTCGCCGGTGTGGGCATGCATTTCGTACATTCCGGCCACCAGGGTGCCACCAGCTCCATTAATGACTACTTCATCGTCACCAGTGGCGTCTGCGGCATCTATACTCACAATCTTCTCGCCATCTACCAATACGGATGAAGGTGCGGATAGTGCCAAGGTGTTAGGGTCGAATATTTTAACGTTGGCGATTCGCACTTTTTTTCCATAGTCATGGGCATATTCTTTTTGCAGTGATTCAAAGCGCTCCGTAGAATATTTTTCCGCGTAGGCCCTTAGTTCTTTTTCCTGCTTTTCAAACCCCTCTCGCACAATTACGAAAGACGGACTGATTACCGCGAATAAACGTTGGTTGTTATCGGCGATAAAGTAAGAGGGATTTAAATCCGCTCCAGACATCGCATAGGTGGTAAGGTCAACCTTGGTCGAATCTACCGTGATGCTCGTCTTTTCCATCTCTGTAAGCTTCAGCGTACCTGCTGGTAGTACATCGGCCGAAAAATCAGGGGATTTCAATAAACTACGTGCGGTAAGAATGGTCGAATACGGACTCCCGGATTGATTTACGTACCATAAGGGAGCAGTAACAGTTGTACTATCGCTCCCGGTAGCGTCGGTCCAAGAAGCAGCGCTTCCTTCAAAAGTAAAGTGCTCGTCAACGGTATTCCCAAAAGTAGTGTTTCCGGTTATATCCCATCGCACAGGAAAACCATCCGTATTTAAAACGATGGTTTCGTTCATAGTGGGGCCGCGACCGTTGTTCTTGTAATCGTAATCTATTTGAATCGTATCTCTGACAGTCCGGGTTTTAAGATGACCGATGACGGTACTGCCAAAAATAACGGAATAGGTTTCGTCTCCTTGAAAATCGACCAAGGAAGAAACTTTATCGACTTCTTGGTTACAGGAAATGAGCAATACTAAAATAAAGGGCATTAACGGCATTCGTAGTTTCATAGTTGGTTGATTTTTAATAGGGTATCAAGATAGTAATTAAAATAGTGACCAGCCGCGCTTATCTTTAAAGGCCTTCACCGATTGAAGTAAAATCAATACGATAGAAATCGAACAGGCCGACAGCCATGTCAAACGTATCCTAGAGCACTGGGGGTGCAATATACCTAATGATAAGAGTAATCCATCTGAAGAGGTGCCTGAGATGCAAACAACATAAAGAAAAAGAGTCACTGCTGCTATAAAAGAAGCGATTTTCGGAATTAAATTCTATTTAAGGTCAAAAATGGGCGTTCTGGTCAGCGAATATCCGTTTACGATATATTAATATCCGACTTTCGCATCAATGGATAGTAGGGCTATCCTAAGATATGGTTTTAGTAGGTGGTACAAGGGGTATCGATTTTAGGCCAAAGCTCATTTAATTTCAATACATTCCGACTTTCCGGCAGACATATCCCCGTTTAGCCAATTCCAGTCAAATTCTAATTTCAATTTTTCCATGCTGAGCTTCTGAAATTGTACCTATCGATTGGCCTGCTTTCAGTTCGCCAATGGTCGTTAGGCATTGATATAGGAGTTCGATTTTTGAATCTTCAGTTTGTTTTCCAATTATAAGTACTGCCAATATTGAACCTCCTTTGTACTTACCAGTAATGGTAGTTCCTTTTTGTACACAATGAAAAATCGTTTCATCTGACGCTAATCCATTTTAATTTTCAATAGTCACAAATTTTTTGTTATCGAGGTTCATGAGGGCTGCTTTTTAATTAGCGACTACTGGTTTGCGTATTAATAAGTTGGAGGGGCTTGAATAAATTTAGCAAAAGAAAATGCACCGGAGAATTGGTGATTGCGAAGTGTCGGTTTTCGGGTATGCACAACCCAAGCAATTAGCCTTAGAATATAGGTAAGGAGAAGCAGTTTCCAAAATTTTCTTATTCTCTCTCTACCACGGTCCCATCGGGGTATTTTGCGAAACGCCCTTTTTCCCTGCTATGAACCTGATCGGGATACCGCCACGGCCAGCCCCCGAACTGCGTCAATCCGTAATCTTTCATCGTTGCCCGTATTTCCTCTTGGGTGTTCATGACAAACGGTCCGTGTTGCACCACTGGTTCCGCTATTGGTTTCCCTTGAAGCAAGATAAAATGAGCGGATTTGTCGGCTGTTTTAAGCATGACATCCGTACGGGGTCGTAATTGTATACCATGATTGATATGAACTTGTTGACCATCTATTTCGATATTGGAGCCCTCGTAGAAGTACAGCGTCCGGCTTACCTCGGTAAGGGCCTGTGGTAAGGTAAAATTTGTATTCGCCTCTACATGAATATTCCAGATGGCCACCTCATTGGCACTATCGGCAGCCCAGGAATCTGGGGCCGGGGCAGGGGCGGTCGTGTTTTTATAATTGCCTGCAATGACCTTAACCGTAGCACCTTCTTCTTCGATTACCGGGATTTCTTCATGCCATAACATCTTAAAGTGGGGCGGCACATACTTACTGGCCTTGGGAAGGTTCAACCAGATTTGAAAAAGCTCCAAAGGATTGTCCTTATCGGTATGCAGCAATGGAAACATCTCGGAATGCTGTACGCCGCTGCCTGCGGTCATCCACTGTACATCGCCTTCCCCGAATCGGCCTGCGGCGCCAAGGGAGTCCGAATGGTCGCAAAACCCTTTATTGACAATGGTAATGGTCTCAAAGCCACGATGTGGATGCGCTGGAAATCCCGGAATGGACTGCCCATGGTACATACGCCAACCGTCTTTGATGGTAAAATCATTGCCCAAGACCCTCCCTTCCAAGGACGCATCCGGACCCATTTCTTCGTTGCCCTTTGGATAATGGTCTAAGTGATAGACCGCGAATAGAAATGGATCCTGGGTTTGCCATGGAAAACCCAATGGGAATATACTTATGATACTATCTGTCATTTTATTTAAAATTTTAGTTCTTAATTAGAAGGACAATTCAAATACATTCTGTCAGTCCGTGCCTGTCGAGGACCCGCCCAACTTGCGCCTGCGATGCCATACTTGCCCGCTGACTGGTCGGTTCATTACAACTCTTGGTTGTCATTCGGCCTTACTTTAAGGCAGGCTCAAATGGGCTAATCATGTACTGCCGTATTTACCTCGATCCAATTGTTCTCCGGATCTTTGAGGTAGATTTGGCGCACCCCATCGGCCCTGTCGGTTATCGCATTTGGCGTTCCGGGCCAATCTGAGAATTCGATGTTGTTCGTTTTTAGGTGTGCAATAAAATCCTCCAGATTAGGGGTGGCCAAACACAGATGTACACTTTTGCTGTGCTCCAGAGCCACACTATCCTTTCCGATAAGATGTAACTGCGAATTGCCATGCACCCGAAACCATCTGAAATTAGGGTCGTTTCGCGGATGTGGAATCTCGTTCAGTTTTAAAATATTCTTGTAAAAGTCACCCACCGCTTTCAAGTCCTTTACGATAAAGGAGTAATGGTCGTATTGAAATTCGAAAGATTGGGCGCTCAGCCATTGCACATTGATGGCAAGCACTAGGCAAAGAATTATTTTTTTCATGAAGTTTTATTTAACTCGAAAAGTAGCTAATTGTTTTGAGTATCGGAAATAACGGCAAAAGGCTTTCTGTGTGGAAATCAAAAAGGTAAATTACCGGGTTCCCGACAACGAATACTTTCACTAGTTTACCTGAACGAATTTCCCGTACCTGATAGCACCTTTTGTTTCATAGGGCCCTGATGACCTTACAGGGATTTCCATAGGCTAACACCCCATCGGGAATATCTTTGCTAACGACCGAACCAGCGCCAATGGTCACATCGTGCCCGATGGTTACTCCCGGCATGATTACGGTATTTCCGCCAATCCATACATTATCCCCGATGGTTACAGGTTTGGTATTGGTACGATATCTGCTATGGCCATCCGAGGTGGCGACGATGCGTTCCGACGCTTTTAAAGGATGATTGGCCGTGTAGATTTGAACATAGGGTCCCAGGAGGCCATTTTTTCCTATGCTGATGGTATTGTTGTCCAAGAAAAAGCAATTGGCGTTTACAAAAGTGTGTGCTCCAATGAAAATGTGTTCCCCGTAATCACAAAAAAACGGTGCTTCGATCCATACACCTTCGCCCTTCACGTTCAAAAGTTGGTCTAGAAGTTCATCCCTTTTCTCCATATCGCTGGAATCAAGGTGGTTGTATTCTAAGATAAACTTCCGTGCCTGATGATAGCGGGCCAATAATTCGGAATCTCGGGAATCGTAATTGAGACCTGCAAGCATTTTTTCTTTTTCGGTCATATACTTTTTGCGCAATTAGAATTCTTGGACTCTTGGCTAAGTCTTCGTACCCCCTGGATTTAAGACTTCATGATATTTCCTACCGATATAGTTTAGTCTACTTTAGTAACGATTTTTATCAAACAGGAATACTAATCGCTCCCAATGGGTGGTGGCCCGTCGATCATGGGCTTGTACACTTCATCGCCCTTACGCGTCTTGAATTCCTCGGTCACCTTATTTACCAGTTTAGGATCATCAAACAGGTCTACGGCCGTCATGCCCAATGCCTTGGCGGCGTATAGCATTCCTTTGTGGCCGATGGACATGCCGCCACAGGCGACTACGGCCCAAGAATGCCAAGGCGTGCCTTTAGGTGCGACGGTAACCCCAAGATTGATGTTCGGTACATTCCAACTAACGTCACCTACATCGGTAGAGCCGCCTCCCGGACTTTCCAAGGTCTCTCGCAGGGGGTATATCTTACTGTCCATTCCGACTTCGGGCTTTTGTGTCGCCTTTTGTATCGCTTTTCCGAAGGCGGTTTCCTCTTGAGTATAGTTAATCGGCCCCAGCAGCTCTAAATTTGCTTGCATGATTTCCCCTCCAGAACGGTTGACCAAGGTTTCATAAATACCGGATACTAGGGTGATTTTATAATCTACGTTAGCCATTATCGCAGCGCCTTCGGCCATCGCTTTTACACGCTCATAAGTGGGTAACATTTTAGATCGTTTGGGGTCGCGTACGCGTACCCAAAGTTTCGCATAATCCGGCACCACATTAACGACCTGCCCACCGTCCTGAATGTGGTAATGAATTCTTGAAGTGGGCAGGATATGTTCGCGGTAATAGTTGATGCCCGTGGTGTAGAGTTCCAAGGCATCCGAAGCGCTACGCCCGTTCCATGGGTCCATAGAGGCATGGGCCGCTTGCCCGCTAAATTCTACGATAAAGTCGATCAATGACAAGCCACTTTGAACATCAGCTTCCGTTCCGGCGGACGGATGCCAACTTAAATTCACATCAACGTCATCCCATAGTCCTGCCTTTACCATCCAAACTTTGGCGAAGAATTTTTCCTCGGCAGGAGTACCAAGAAATTTAATGGTGCCGTTGAGCTTACCGGCTTCCATCAACTCTTTAATCGCAATAGCTGCGCCTAGACTAGAGGTGCCGAACATGTTATGACCACAACCGTGTCCGGCGGCACCAGCTTCCAAGGGTTCTTTAATAGGAGAGGCTTTTTGGGAAATTCCCGGGAGAGCATCAAATTCCCCCAATATACTAATGACCGGTTTTCCTGAACCATAGGTAGCTGTAAAGGCGGTCGGAATATCGGCAACACCTCGGGTAACTGTCATCCCGTTTTTTTCGGCATAATCGGCAAGTACCGCAGCGGATACCGATTCTTCAAAAGCGGTTTCGGCCAAAGCCCAAATCGAATCGCTTATTTTAATCAGTTCCGTTTTATGCGTTTCTACCGAAGCTATGACGGCTTTTTTGTT
Protein-coding regions in this window:
- a CDS encoding glycosyltransferase → MIYFCYFLIGLLFIRVLVALVNFLSFAYLPKKAPLKILPSVSILIPARDEEANIGGLLEQLSTLEYDPLEIIVYNDHSSDQTESVVKHWATLHPTIRIINGQQPPHGWLGKNYACHQLAQAATGSILLFLDADVSLKKDLINRSIGHFQRRQLHLLSIFPKQIVTTFGEKVSVPLMNWILLSLLPLSLIRKSNNEAFSAANGQFMMFKADTYKTLWPHESYKSHRVEDIAILRLFKRENLASDTRLGDNDITCRMYDGLDAAIEGFTKNIFQLFGNSILATAFFAIVTTIAPFVLYNHMGLAWLGVYMAGIISIRIFVSLASRQAVVQNVVLAFPQHLVLLIIIIQGLINSKRKKILWKGRNILQGQ
- a CDS encoding tetratricopeptide repeat protein is translated as MDKWYDIMTTYEKKVDVKSKAEQLELISYYYGYTAWLIGAEKNDTAELYIDKSEKIIDELLETSPEDPTLLAFKGSFIAFTIGITNLKAIYLGPKSMRYINKSIELDPENIQGNIEKGNSMYYMPSAFGGDKAEAIEYYLKAIAGFEDQELVVNNWMYINTMTALGQAYEATEQIQLAKLCYEKIIRIFPNFMWVEDELYPDLLKRHKL
- a CDS encoding DUF4056 domain-containing protein; this translates as MKLNLYKLVPTCLKCCLLFVFIFPSCPVYGQGVPNDETLDLRNVPPRIIRACCFFGYDIKLWGVPFVTIDQVITVDDLGEHHYMGSRKEGIGTIYSHKGGFIDIGHLRDQIDWTRYLYATIMESRGKGEIVLPLRNEAGRKTLYLNIPDEFEAQDCILLAGKITYDLSLWHEISTWFGASAIPLIPEKFSSFSVEDVYSNLLGIHVGMKTLQSELPFNLAATKFIISTLDSLAVVETAQETYNAYDAVQGKWYTKKKRVPRSQITLRRDPDVLESSRPWLVPDSTGATENPIVLAVPLSTTEGQLLTDFYRLTIDLNYRFPVEALFPNSQHSLIDQDDFGVLLKHISKELQLMEQEMMVEKK
- a CDS encoding sulfatase, yielding MISGFLTSIKTTISDNVKSLIPSIPLLGSNDNKILQYFVLSIAILSSHLTTSQEIKPNVVIINVDDMGWKDVGFMGSSYYETPNIDYLASLGMVFTNGYAAAANCAPSRASLMTGKWTPRHGIYTVNSSERGASKHRKLIPVENTVILSKKHKVLPELLHQKGYNTCHAGKWHLSKNPLEYGFEVNIGGGFNGLPKSYYPPYENVNIKGGENKHLTDLIMEKTLSFVDTVQQPFFLYYAPYAVHTPIQPIDSLLEKYTRKPSWEGQGNPAYATMVENLDRNIGLLISKIKEKGLFNNTLIIFTSDNGGLYGITKQLPLRAGKGSYYEGGIREPFFFVMNDRIKANSKSDIPITHLDLFPTILNFTGIDSNQIDLDGTDLSQILEKKANELKRPLYWHFPIYLQAYNVRDNENRDSLFRTRPGSAIRYENWKLHYYFENNEVELYDLAQDIGEGSNLALQNPEKTTEMLGYLQKWWDETNAPIPKQLNPAYED
- a CDS encoding YfcE family phosphodiesterase, whose translation is MKIGILSDIHDHIDNLKKSKKIFDKEKVEALIFCGDFCSPIPAKVMSKLFDCDIHCVFGNGDGDRFSILKFAEAEAPNLKLYGEYADLKIDGVRIAITHYPFYAKALAKSNDFEAVFCGHSHISNKEIIGNCLLMNPGEILGFKGEPTCGLFDTVSKKATIVTL
- a CDS encoding amidohydrolase family protein, whose protein sequence is MKLRMPLMPFILVLLISCNQEVDKVSSLVDFQGDETYSVIFGSTVIGHLKTRTVRDTIQIDYDYKNNGRGPTMNETIVLNTDGFPVRWDITGNTTFGNTVDEHFTFEGSAASWTDATGSDSTTVTAPLWYVNQSGSPYSTILTARSLLKSPDFSADVLPAGTLKLTEMEKTSITVDSTKVDLTTYAMSGADLNPSYFIADNNQRLFAVISPSFVIVREGFEKQEKELRAYAEKYSTERFESLQKEYAHDYGKKVRIANVKIFDPNTLALSAPSSVLVDGEKIVSIDAADATGDDEVVINGAGGTLVAGMYEMHAHTGDEGALLNVLAGITTFRDMGNDNEVLDELIQKINSGILAGPRVHRLGFIEGESEYSANNGILVSSEEEALAAVDTYHDKGFYGVKLYNSMNGDWAPAIVERAHGYGMFVCGHVPAFSNANAMLSAGFDEMTHINQTMLGWVLEPEEDTRTLLRLTALKRFPGLDLNSPKVQESINLFVNNKTAMDPTLAIHEVLMKARNGEIWEGTKDFIDHMPPNSQRGFKVALADVASPEDDKAYREGYEKIVETLKMMKEKGIFIVPGTDLGGAFFYHRELELYQQLGYTPAELLKLATYDMAQYLGDENLGSIAPGKFADFFLIPGNPVDDIKAIKTIAMVSRGGTFYYPSEVYPAFGITPFTPKPEVKEK
- a CDS encoding pirin family protein; the encoded protein is MTDSIISIFPLGFPWQTQDPFLFAVYHLDHYPKGNEEMGPDASLEGRVLGNDFTIKDGWRMYHGQSIPGFPAHPHRGFETITIVNKGFCDHSDSLGAAGRFGEGDVQWMTAGSGVQHSEMFPLLHTDKDNPLELFQIWLNLPKASKYVPPHFKMLWHEEIPVIEEEGATVKVIAGNYKNTTAPAPAPDSWAADSANEVAIWNIHVEANTNFTLPQALTEVSRTLYFYEGSNIEIDGQQVHINHGIQLRPRTDVMLKTADKSAHFILLQGKPIAEPVVQHGPFVMNTQEEIRATMKDYGLTQFGGWPWRYPDQVHSREKGRFAKYPDGTVVERE
- a CDS encoding VOC family protein; protein product: MKKIILCLVLAINVQWLSAQSFEFQYDHYSFIVKDLKAVGDFYKNILKLNEIPHPRNDPNFRWFRVHGNSQLHLIGKDSVALEHSKSVHLCLATPNLEDFIAHLKTNNIEFSDWPGTPNAITDRADGVRQIYLKDPENNWIEVNTAVHD
- a CDS encoding sugar O-acetyltransferase, giving the protein MTEKEKMLAGLNYDSRDSELLARYHQARKFILEYNHLDSSDMEKRDELLDQLLNVKGEGVWIEAPFFCDYGEHIFIGAHTFVNANCFFLDNNTISIGKNGLLGPYVQIYTANHPLKASERIVATSDGHSRYRTNTKPVTIGDNVWIGGNTVIMPGVTIGHDVTIGAGSVVSKDIPDGVLAYGNPCKVIRAL
- a CDS encoding amidohydrolase; amino-acid sequence: MKKHLLLAICTLMAFTLSAQKISKNKKAVIASVETHKTELIKISDSIWALAETAFEESVSAAVLADYAEKNGMTVTRGVADIPTAFTATYGSGKPVISILGEFDALPGISQKASPIKEPLEAGAAGHGCGHNMFGTSSLGAAIAIKELMEAGKLNGTIKFLGTPAEEKFFAKVWMVKAGLWDDVDVNLSWHPSAGTEADVQSGLSLIDFIVEFSGQAAHASMDPWNGRSASDALELYTTGINYYREHILPTSRIHYHIQDGGQVVNVVPDYAKLWVRVRDPKRSKMLPTYERVKAMAEGAAIMANVDYKITLVSGIYETLVNRSGGEIMQANLELLGPINYTQEETAFGKAIQKATQKPEVGMDSKIYPLRETLESPGGGSTDVGDVSWNVPNINLGVTVAPKGTPWHSWAVVACGGMSIGHKGMLYAAKALGMTAVDLFDDPKLVNKVTEEFKTRKGDEVYKPMIDGPPPIGSD